In Mastomys coucha isolate ucsf_1 unplaced genomic scaffold, UCSF_Mcou_1 pScaffold20, whole genome shotgun sequence, one DNA window encodes the following:
- the CUNH2orf68 gene encoding UPF0561 protein C2orf68 homolog: MEAARDPGPGLCCKPGGRLDMSHGFVHHIRRNQIARDDYDKKVKQAAKEKARRRHTPAPTRPRKPDLQVYLPRHRDGSTHPVNPDCEESSESSSSGSSELEPPGRQLFCLDYEADSGEVTSVIVYQGDDPGRVSEEVSAHTPLDPAMREALRLRIQEELAKRQSRH; encoded by the exons ATGGAGGCGGCACGGGATCCCGGCCCGGGGTTGTGCTGCAAGCCCGGCGGGCGTCTGGACATGAGCCACGGCTTCGTACACCATATCCGTCGGAACCAGATCGCTCG GGACGACTACGACAAGAAGGTGAAGCAGGCGGCCAAGGAGAAGGCAAGGAGGCGCCACACGCCCGCGCCCACGCGGCCCCGCAAGCCAGACCTACAGGTGTACCTGCCGCGCCACCGAG ATGGCTCTACCCACCCAGTGAACCCAGACTGTGAGGAGTCCAGTGAAAGCAGCAGTAGTGGAAGCTCTGAGCTGGAGCCTCCTGGCCGCCAGCTCTTCTGTTTAGACTATGAGGCGGACAGTGGAGAGGTCACATCAGTTATTGTATATCAG GGCGATGATCCCGGAAGGGTGAGTGAGGAAGTGTCAGCACACACACCACTGGATCCAGCCATGCGAGAGGCCCTCAGATTGCGCATCCAGGAGGAACTTGCAAAGCGCCAGAGCCGACACTGA